A genome region from Schistocerca americana isolate TAMUIC-IGC-003095 chromosome 1, iqSchAmer2.1, whole genome shotgun sequence includes the following:
- the LOC124596126 gene encoding uncharacterized protein LOC124596126 — MGEYKKTGQKEQDSGNEDEQDTHTLSHHTGGGKVECVKSFNYLGSIVSCDGSSKLEVLNRIRKCASFFHQVQNLIWDKEVPQRTKQTMSALQKKTRRNRVRNDCVRRDLQVTLTTQERMSALRLKWFGHMKRMHPTRTPCQCLEMEVPERRPIGQPRKRWTDQAKEDFKRREVTWDVVEREKLYQDRNQWRHIIHQVPTRLAGRKS, encoded by the exons GaacaagacagtggcaatgaagatgagcaGGACACACACACCTTGTCACATCATACTGGAGGGGGTAAGGTTGAATGTGTGAAAAGCTTCAATTATCTGGGTAGCATCGTATCATGCGATGGAAGTTCCAAACTAGAAGTCTTAAACAGAATAAGAAAATGCGCTAGCTTCTTCCACCAAGTACAAAATCTAATCTGGGACAAGGAAGTCCCTCAAAGAACCAAACAGACCAT gtcagctctacaaaaaaAAACTAGGAGAAACAGAGTCAGGAATGATTGtgtaaggagagacctgcaggtgacattgactACACAGGAGAGGATGAGTGCTTTGAGATTGAAGTGGTTCGGTCATATGAAGAGAATGCACCCGACTCGAACTCCATGCCAGTGtttggagatggaggtaccagAAAGAAGACCAATTGGGCAgcctagaaagagatggacagaccaggCTAAGGAAGATTTCAAGAGGAGAGAagtaacatgggatgtagtggagagggaaaagctataccaggacagaaaccaatggaggcatatcATTCACCAAGTTCCTACTCGGCTTgctggaaggaaatcctga